The sequence below is a genomic window from Chelmon rostratus isolate fCheRos1 chromosome 24, fCheRos1.pri, whole genome shotgun sequence.
ggtacacaaagaaaaagagtaaATGAGGCAAAGCAGTTATTTCTCATGCTCCCATGAGTCACTGAATCgatatgtgtgtgcgcatgtgtgtgtgtgtgctgtaccATGTGCAGTAAGCTCCCTGAAGCAGGTGATGGCCAAGTGATTTTTAGTGAGGATAAACATAGTTTATTGATGTCatcctgcaaaaaaaacccaatgcAGACTGAATGcaatatatagatagatatatatggatatatagatatataggTTGGTAGATAGATACttgttgtgcagcagctgcagtgtctcCATCAACTTGATGATAAACAGCATGGAGGTTGGCCGTCTTTGCTCTCACTCTGCGTGCCAACTTCGCCACTTCACTGACATCGTCTGTGGAGAGAAGCCGGCCAGACACATGCTGATTTGATCTGGACAGAATCCAAACATGGacgcaaaaaaaacccccaaaaaaacatgttctctCTCACCGGAGTGCGTGTAGATAAGAACAGCGACGTCCTGGTCGTTGAGAGAGGGCAGGACTAGGTGCAAAAAATCCTCGTGCGCTATGCAGAAGTCCGGACCCTTAAGGAAAGAAAGCAAGTGAGATGTTCAAATACCTCCTACAAGCATACACAGTGTATATCCAGCATTTCAAATACCTGATACTTTCACACTGTGTCTTGTACTTATCAAGGCCCTAAAAATCATattattgtgaaacatttttttctgggGTTTTTAGGTTCTAACTCTTGTGATTTTCATCatatcacacacattttttaaatttaatttgcaGCTGATATCTCTTGTTACCTTTACATAAAGTAAGTGGCATTGTCAGTGGCGGGGTCCGCCATTGCTGCCCTGAATTAAAATGGTAAGCACGTGCACAAGGGAGTAACAGGACatgacacattcacatacagGAGGAAAGTCAGGCGGCAAGAGATAGTGTACGCACAAATATATTGCGTCTGTCACATAGTGATGTCATCCAGGAGAGTGAGACAGCCTGCCATCTTTAAATAGGGTAATTATATTTTACTCtttccaaaatgcattttaaaaagtacatgcaaatttcaaaaaaagacaaattcaaGTAGTAGCTGAACTGAATTAAGACCACCACCCGGCAGTATAATGGAAAGACTAAAGCAGATTAATTGAAAACAGACATCATAAAGCAGGTACAGTCGGATGTATTTCATGCTAATCCTGTTCCGGGTTAATCTATGAGTCAGGTTCAGCAGAGACAGATTTGTCATTACACAGTGCAAAATGAGAGCtggatttcattttaattgGATTTGACTggatttcagacattttaatacTTTGTGAGGCCGTGTAAGGATTTTTCAGACTTGTGTAAGACTCATAGACGAGAGCGGAACAGAAATCTTCATGTTTGGAGGTGGCTCGTGCTGacagcactgctgcaggagaagcttCATCGTGCATtgtgaccaatcagagcttctCTGTTTGCAATAATTGCTCGTTCATTCGCTCTActtgtccttttttctttaaacagatgtttattcagtgtttccctgcaCATACCAGTGAAGTCAGGGGACCCTCATTGTTGTTCAGCTCTTTGTATCCTCCACTGACGAAGCCTCGAACATCGTTGtagtctctctcacacacacacacacacacacacacacacaaaggataTATATCATGCAAATGTAAGAGAAATGTCTCTTCCTACTTACATCTAATGAAGTGCATCTCTGGATGTTCACCACAGACTGTTTTACATTTACTAGCTGTGTTCATTCAAGCTGCAAATGAAGCCACGTTGTTCTTTCTGCTAACGAGCACATCGCGCTCACCTGCTCCAAACGTGGGGTTGCACTCGCTGGCGTCAATGAGGCCCAGCACGGCCAGGGGGCCCCAGCCCAGGTAGCACACACGCCTGCCACACcgcaaactgaaacacaaacaggtcagATCTGTGATCAGCAAAAAGTTtctatatatatgcatatatttgcatttttgaaGTCTGCAGTACTGTCTGTTTAATGAGAGGAAAGGCTGCACCTGTGTGGGCTGCCTGTATTGTAGATCAGAGTTTTCTCTACCACTGGAAGCTTTGGGAGCGGCTAATCCACCTTGACAAATACCATTATTGTGGCTTTCAGTGCAGAAGCATTTCCACCTCTCAACAAATACAATTCCAttttgtaaagtttttttttccactggttttcttttcaaatcATTCAAGCCAATTTTTGCTTCAGTGTTCTCGTGAAACACTGGCAACCACTCCAAGGTGAACGTGAAAGGTGTAAAACAGGATGTTCCACCTCTGTCCAGCTGCCTCCAACAGAGCGCCTAGCCCCTCGTTCTGAGCGTAAGTGATATCCAGAGTTTTCTCGTATGCGCTCATGTGCTGCAGGATGCCCCTGTTGGAAAGAAGCAAACACAAGGGGGGGCTAAGTTCAGGGGTTTCTGCTATTTAGATAGATGCAATAATGCATTCACATGTGTTTGTTATATAGAACATAAAAGCCGGAACAATCCAGTAAATAGTAATTGCAATGATCTGTAGAGGTCAGCATCGCACAGTGGAAGCAACAaataatgctgctgttttgtttgccatTTGTGAAATGCAAAGAAGGAAAAGCACATACACAGCATGCAAATGCGTAATGAAGTGATGCACATGCAGCCACATGTGCCTCATCCTGCACTGACGTCACgaacagcatgtgtgtgttcttcagaCTGTGAGCAGATCTACCGACACACCAATCACTCGTAATGTGAAAAGCATGTccgtgttttttttgtttttttttcatgtaggTTTTGAGGTGACTGCTGGAGAGCATCAGCTGCAGGCTGATGGCTGCCAACATGAAGGAGCACTTAACAAGCTGCGTGCTGTGCCTGTTGGGAGTTGGACCGGAGCTGCTATGAGGTGACTTCAGGTTTTGACAGAAGATCAATCAAGTTTTGTTAACCTACTGTCCAAACATCTTCATACCAGAATGTACTTTTAAGCCTATTAGATAATGGAAAGATCTGGGTTGgctaaatattttatatttctgatAATAGAtctgtatttattatattattatattaatttattattctTCTTTGTCAGTTATAGGACACTTTGAGGACACTTTGAGGTGGTGGGCCCATTACCTaaagagctcagcagcagcaaagcaacACAGCAATGTGCACAGACTCCGTGTAAAACATATCAGTGCAAATGCAAGTTTTTTCCGCATCCTCACTTGTGTGTGATGGGCGTGTTCGTGAAGGCAGCAGCATGAGCAGCAGACAGGACGACCTCCAGGAGAATCTTAGTGGCGCTGCCTCCCTTCATCCTGGATGAGCCGCTGATGGCTTCcggctgaacacacacattcacacaaggAGTCAAGGGCCAAAGCACAGACACATCGCCTTCTTGAATATGACGGGAACAAGTGGCTGGATGTTCTTACCCCAACTGCTGGGTTAATGAGGAAGGCCTTTTGGCTTTTGGCAAGCTCCTGCATCCTCTGCACCACACTGCGAAAAGTGAACGTGCAGCCGGGTATGGGCTCGTCCCTAAAACATCATTATTTTAGATGTTCAAACTAACAGGGACATTACAAATTATGCATAATTTTATGGAATAagagtgaagtacaagtacaacaTTCACGCACCTGGCCTGATTTGAAGGATTGAAGCCAACCAGTACAGGTGTGTAGACCTCAGGGTGCTGCAGGCAGAAGTCCAGCTGACCTGCCACAAACGGAGCCTACGCAGccagaaatcacaaaaaaaactaGAAGTCTGCAAGATCCTGAGACGTGAGCATTCAGATTTCGACCAGTTAGAGCGACTTACAGACAATCCGCAGGAAATACCAATGAACAAGACCCGCCTCTTTCCCTCGCAGGCCTGCaggtcagcaaaaacatgcagtgGTCAGAAAGTACCAcgcctcaaacacacacacacacgcacacttctCCACAGTGTCCCTCACCTTCTTCAAACTGAGCATGCCCAGTCGGGGGTCATCCTCAGGGGCTTCTTGGGAAGACAGCAGAGCTCTGaggaaaacaagagaaacacaCTCTTGATTTTGACATATTGAAAGTAAGACttttaaaagaggaaacagcacaTTCTCCATGTTGCTAAGGTGAGTTCACTAGCCATAAAATGCACCTTTGCTCACTTCAACACACAGTACAACATGTACTTCACACCTTAATGAACTTGTACTTTTGTGCAAAAAAGGCATTGAGCAAGCAAAGAAAGATTATGGCTTgcttgctaacatttgccacCATAAGCTTCAGCAAAATGACTTTTATTGCTCAGGTGTTAAACTTTAGTGTTATTTCCACTCTCAAAAGTCCAATATTCTAACTTCAGTTTactcaacagaaaaacagtcacTTTGAACCTGTGAGACTGCGAGAGTAATGTGTTTCACTGCTAAAGGAACAAAACCGGTGACAGAAGGTGTCAatataaataaagtgttttaaaaTGGACACAGTCTCTGCTGGTTATTGACTGTATTTCCAATCACAAGTGTAACATGATTCGATGTGACAAAAACCCCAACATACCTGTCTCCTCCTGCGATGATGTATGAATACGCTGAACTCTGATTCAGCTCCCTTAGCGCCCTGTTAAAAGCCGactaacaacacacacacacacaagca
It includes:
- the gckr gene encoding glucokinase regulatory protein, which codes for MAGSDWTCSLSTMHEWESPDYEPSLPVSEKSNPLTRDIDRASANCIARMLQACDAQMFQEETGGTYQRLLSDQVVETLMEVSKRVELILKDPQDSLVVLSGCGTSGRMAFLITSAFNRALRELNQSSAYSYIIAGGDRALLSSQEAPEDDPRLGMLSLKKACEGKRRVLFIGISCGLSAPFVAGQLDFCLQHPEVYTPVLVGFNPSNQARDEPIPGCTFTFRSVVQRMQELAKSQKAFLINPAVGPEAISGSSRMKGGSATKILLEVVLSAAHAAAFTNTPITHKGILQHMSAYEKTLDITYAQNEGLGALLEAAGQSLRCGRRVCYLGWGPLAVLGLIDASECNPTFGADYNDVRGFVSGGYKELNNNEGPLTSLGPDFCIAHEDFLHLVLPSLNDQDVAVLIYTHSDDVSEVAKLARRVRAKTANLHAVYHQVDGDTAAAAQQDDINKLCLSSLKITWPSPASGSLLHMQWELSTKLLLNAVSTGAHVLKGKIYQNHMIDVQVTNSKLYSRATRLLQKLSGRPESQCEEALLKAVYRVDKLTVDITLSDIATHTCIAKSRTKVVPLALVCLLTGCSLVEAESHLEQQPIVREAVEACLS